From Paenibacillus sp.:
GGCGAGGGCGAGCGCGTGATTCGGCTCGAAGCGATCCTTCTTCACTTCCCCGAGATGCAGCCCCGGCCGGACGACGCGAAGGCCGGCGAGATCCGGACAGCCGTCCGGGAGCAGGTACAGCTGCGACCCGAGCAGCGCGAAGGCGCCGTCCAGCCGGCCGCGAAGCGCGCGCTCCTCGAAATCCCGGTACAGCGCCATCGGCTGCCGGGGGACCGACCCCGCGGCGAGCTTCCCTCTCCATTCCGCCGCGGGCGCCGTCTTGCGGAGCTTCGCCGCGTAATGGCCTTCGCCGCGCACGCGATGCGGCCACAGCCGCGCCGTCGCCGCCAGCCGTTCGTCGCCGGACGCCGACCAAGCGGGCACGCCGCCGGCGACGCCGCCGTCCTGGGGTAGCGGCTGCAGCTCCAAATCCGGATAGCGCTCGAGCAGCGACTCTATGGTCCGCTCGTTCTCCTCCGGGGAGAACGTGCACGTCGAGTAGACGAGGACGCCGCCTTCCCTTAGCATCGCATACGCCGCGTCGAGCACGGCGGATTGCAGCCTCGCGCATGCCGCGACATGCGCCTCGCTCCAATAGGTTGCCGCTTCCGGATCTTTCCGAAACATGCCTTCCCCGGAGCACGGCGCGTCGACCAGGATGCGGTCGAAGAAGCCGGGGAACCGGTCCGCGAGCCGCTCCGGCGTTTCGTTCAGCACAAGGCAGTTCGTCAGGCCGAGCCGCTCGACGTTCTCGGACAGCGCCTTCGCGCGCTTCGCTTCGTATTCGTTCGCGACGAGCAGCCCGCGGCCGCCCATGGCGCCGCCGATGTGCGTCGTTTTGCCGCCGGGCGCGGCGCACAAGTCGAGCACGCGCTCGCCGGACGCGGCGTCCAGCTGCGCCGCCGGATACATCGCGCTCGGCTCTTGGATATAGTACAGCCCTGCTGCATGGTAGGGGTGTTTTCCCGGCGCCGCGTCTTCGCGGCATGTGTACCCCGTCGCGCACCAAGGCACGGGGGAGGCGTCGAACGGGAGCTTCGCCGCGAACGCGGCGGGTTCGACCTTCAGCGGGTTGAGCCGCACGCCCACCGCCTTCGACGCCTCGTAGCTTGCGAACAGTTCGTCCGCTTCGCCGCCCAGCAATCGTCTCATTTTTTCCTTGAACGCTTCCGGAAGCATGTCCGTCGTTGCCGTCACCGTCGATCTCGCCCTTCGTTTTTACGTACGTTGTTTCCATGATATGATGATTTTACGTAAAAAGAAAGGCGACCCCGAAGGAGCAGCGGCGCGAAGCGCGGGCAGCGACGGGGCGCGGACGGAGGCAAGGATGGAAACGGCGATCGTCACCGGCGCGGCCGGTTTTATCGGATTTCATACGGCGAAACGGCTGCTGCGGGACGGCTGCCGCGTCGTCGGCATCGACGACTTGAACGACTACTACGACGTCGGGCTGAAGCGCTCGCGGCTCGAGCTGCTGCGGGGGGAGGAACGCTTCGCTTTCGTCGAAGGCTCCGTCGCGGACCGAGCGGCGCTGGACGCAGCGTTCCGGGAGCGGCCCGATTACGTCGTTCATCTCGGGGCGCAGGCCGGCGTTCGCTACAGCTTGAAGCATCCGGAGAAATACGCGTCGGCGAACCTTGTCGGCTTCGTCAATATATTAGAAGCTTGCCGTCAGGCAAACGTCGGTCACCTCGTGTACGCGTCGTCGAGCTCGGTGTACGGCGCCAACGTCAATCAGCCGTTCCGCACGAGCGATCCGGTCGATCACCCGGTCAGCCTGTACGCCGCTACGAAAAAATCGAACGAGCTGATGGCGCACGCGTACAGCCATTTATTCGCGCTGCCGACGACGGGACTGCGCTTTTTCACCGTGTACGGGCCTTGGGGGCGGCCGGACATGGCCTATTTCTCGTTCACGCGCGACATGCTCGCCGGCCGGACGATCCGGCTGTTCAACGGCGGGGACATGCGCCGCGATTTCACGTACATCGACG
This genomic window contains:
- a CDS encoding RsmF rRNA methyltransferase first C-terminal domain-containing protein, which gives rise to MLPEAFKEKMRRLLGGEADELFASYEASKAVGVRLNPLKVEPAAFAAKLPFDASPVPWCATGYTCREDAAPGKHPYHAAGLYYIQEPSAMYPAAQLDAASGERVLDLCAAPGGKTTHIGGAMGGRGLLVANEYEAKRAKALSENVERLGLTNCLVLNETPERLADRFPGFFDRILVDAPCSGEGMFRKDPEAATYWSEAHVAACARLQSAVLDAAYAMLREGGVLVYSTCTFSPEENERTIESLLERYPDLELQPLPQDGGVAGGVPAWSASGDERLAATARLWPHRVRGEGHYAAKLRKTAPAAEWRGKLAAGSVPRQPMALYRDFEERALRGRLDGAFALLGSQLYLLPDGCPDLAGLRVVRPGLHLGEVKKDRFEPNHALALALPAERFRHAFELTEAGDRAADAYFRGETLPGSADRGWLAVTYHGFPVGWGKEAKGTIKNMYPKGLRRMGG
- a CDS encoding NAD-dependent epimerase, with product METAIVTGAAGFIGFHTAKRLLRDGCRVVGIDDLNDYYDVGLKRSRLELLRGEERFAFVEGSVADRAALDAAFRERPDYVVHLGAQAGVRYSLKHPEKYASANLVGFVNILEACRQANVGHLVYASSSSVYGANVNQPFRTSDPVDHPVSLYAATKKSNELMAHAYSHLFALPTTGLRFFTVYGPWGRPDMAYFSFTRDMLAGRTIRLFNGGDMRRDFTYIDDVVEGVVRVMRRPPSPDPAWDRERPDPSGSYAPYKIYNIGNHEPVSLGEFVRTLEELLGVKANIELAPMQPGDVHATFADITDLQRDVGFRPNTPLREGLRRFVEWYRSYYGE